A genome region from Methylorubrum populi includes the following:
- a CDS encoding PRC-barrel domain-containing protein: protein MDSVPSEAAADPAQPSRSLIASDRVIGTEVRRADGSKVGRIERLMLDKRSGRVAYAVMSFGGFLGMGEEYYTLPWAVLRYDTERDAYVVDITEEQLRDAPARSPEGGDPEDERAWEEHVHRYYNAAPYWGI, encoded by the coding sequence ATGGACTCCGTTCCTTCCGAGGCTGCGGCCGATCCGGCGCAGCCCTCCCGCAGCCTGATCGCCAGCGACCGCGTGATCGGCACCGAGGTGCGCCGGGCTGACGGGAGCAAGGTCGGGCGCATCGAGCGGCTGATGCTCGACAAGCGCTCCGGTCGCGTCGCCTACGCGGTGATGAGCTTCGGCGGCTTCCTCGGCATGGGCGAGGAATACTACACGCTGCCCTGGGCGGTGCTGCGCTACGACACCGAACGCGACGCCTACGTTGTCGACATCACCGAGGAGCAGTTGCGCGACGCCCCCGCCCGCTCGCCGGAGGGCGGCGACCCGGAGGACGAGCGCGCCTGGGAGGAGCACGTCCACCGCTACTACAACGCGGCACCGTACTGGGGGATCTGA
- a CDS encoding N-formylglutamate amidohydrolase, with translation MSLFLPDGPEAFDPPFVVDEPDRHAIPFVFNAPHSGAHYPASFLAASRLDALALRRSEDAHVDRLFAAVVGLGAPLMRANFPRAYLDVNREPYELDPRMFQGRLPSFANTRSMRVAGGLGTVPRIVADGQEIYRERLPVEEAVRRIETLYKPYHRTLRGLIHRTARTFGRAFLIDCHSMPSSSLGRDEGAQADFVLGDRFGTACLPPLLDGVESRLRARGYRVVRNKPYAGGFITEHYGEPGLGRHALQIEINRALYMNEQSLALTAGFAALADHLAEVIAEVAAETIDTGSHRIAAE, from the coding sequence ATGAGCCTCTTCCTCCCAGACGGTCCCGAGGCTTTCGATCCGCCCTTCGTCGTGGACGAGCCGGACCGGCACGCCATTCCCTTCGTGTTCAACGCGCCCCATTCCGGCGCGCACTACCCCGCGTCCTTCCTCGCCGCCTCCCGGCTCGACGCGCTCGCCCTGCGTCGCTCGGAGGACGCACATGTCGACCGGCTGTTCGCCGCGGTGGTCGGCCTCGGCGCGCCGCTGATGCGGGCCAATTTTCCCCGCGCCTATCTCGACGTGAACCGAGAGCCCTACGAACTCGACCCGCGCATGTTCCAGGGCCGGCTGCCCTCCTTCGCCAACACCCGCTCGATGCGGGTCGCCGGAGGCCTGGGGACGGTGCCGCGCATCGTCGCCGACGGCCAGGAGATCTACCGCGAGCGGCTGCCGGTCGAGGAGGCGGTGCGGCGCATCGAGACGCTCTACAAGCCCTATCACCGCACCTTGCGCGGCCTGATCCACCGCACGGCGCGGACCTTCGGGCGGGCCTTCCTGATCGACTGCCATTCCATGCCCTCGTCGAGCCTCGGCCGCGACGAGGGCGCCCAGGCCGACTTCGTGCTCGGCGACCGGTTCGGCACCGCCTGCCTGCCCCCGCTGCTGGACGGGGTGGAGAGCCGCCTGCGGGCGCGCGGCTACAGGGTGGTGCGCAACAAGCCCTATGCCGGCGGCTTCATCACCGAGCATTACGGCGAGCCGGGGCTCGGCCGGCACGCGTTGCAGATCGAGATCAACCGGGCGCTCTACATGAACGAGCAGTCGCTCGCCCTCACCGCGGGCTTCGCGGCCCTCGCCGACCATCTCGCCGAGGTGATCGCCGAGGTCGCGGCGGAGACGATCGACACCGGCTCCCACCGCATCGCCGCCGAGTAG
- a CDS encoding carbon-nitrogen hydrolase family protein: MTAPDTERFIAACVQMRGVRDPAVNREAAVKAVREAAGAGAAYVQTPETTSLIERDRAALFAKVGPQESDATLAALREVARAERIVLQIGSLAIRDGERIANRAFLIDAAGEIQVSYDKLHLYDVDLPNGERWRESATYSCGDSAVVAETPLACLGLTICYDIRFPALYRALAEAGATVMTAPACFTRQTGEAHWHVLQRARAIETGSFMISAAQGGRHEDGRETFGHSLIVDPWGRLLAEAAGDAPGVILAEIDLARVAEARARIPTLSHARSFGLRRA, encoded by the coding sequence ATGACGGCCCCCGACACCGAACGCTTCATCGCCGCCTGCGTGCAGATGCGCGGCGTCCGCGATCCGGCGGTCAACCGCGAGGCCGCGGTGAAGGCGGTGCGCGAGGCGGCCGGCGCGGGGGCGGCCTACGTCCAGACGCCGGAGACGACCTCGCTGATCGAGCGCGACCGCGCCGCCCTGTTCGCGAAGGTCGGCCCCCAGGAGAGCGACGCGACGCTCGCCGCGCTCCGTGAGGTCGCGCGAGCGGAAAGGATCGTTCTGCAGATCGGCTCGCTGGCGATCCGGGACGGCGAAAGAATCGCCAACCGCGCCTTCCTGATCGACGCCGCGGGCGAGATCCAGGTCTCTTACGACAAGCTCCATCTCTACGACGTCGACCTGCCCAACGGCGAGCGCTGGCGGGAATCGGCGACCTATTCGTGCGGCGACAGCGCCGTGGTGGCCGAGACGCCGCTCGCCTGCCTCGGGCTGACGATCTGCTACGACATCCGCTTCCCCGCGCTCTACCGGGCCCTGGCCGAGGCCGGCGCCACGGTGATGACCGCGCCCGCCTGCTTCACCCGCCAGACCGGCGAGGCGCACTGGCACGTCCTGCAGCGGGCGCGCGCCATCGAGACCGGCTCGTTCATGATCTCGGCAGCCCAGGGCGGCCGGCACGAGGACGGGCGCGAGACCTTCGGCCACTCGCTCATCGTCGATCCTTGGGGCCGCCTCCTCGCCGAGGCCGCGGGCGACGCTCCCGGCGTGATCCTGGCCGAGATCGACCTCGCGAGGGTCGCGGAGGCCCGTGCGCGCATCCCCACCCTGTCTCACGCGCGCAGCTTCGGCCTGCGCCGCGCCTGA
- the mepA gene encoding penicillin-insensitive murein endopeptidase yields MPLNRLTLPVSALALAALLGPAAAQDRGSVNPKPLPPLANPDDPSTPAKALFGRVTAPAGGAARSFGSYAKGCFSGGEALPLDGATWQVMRPSRNRMWGTPHLVDFIARLAARAPQAGWPGLLVGDMSQPRGGPMLTGHASHQLGLDVDVWLTPMPDHRMSRAEREETSATDMVRTDRLDIDPDVWTRQHTALIRMTAKQPEVARIFVNAAIKKALCREAGGDRGWLTKVRPMYGHNYHYHIRLACPAGEGSCDDQAPPPPGDGCGSELDYWFSAAVLHPPKPRKPPKPRPPMTLAGLPDACRAVLHAR; encoded by the coding sequence ATGCCGCTGAACCGCCTGACTCTTCCCGTTTCCGCGCTCGCCCTGGCGGCGCTGCTCGGCCCGGCCGCGGCGCAGGACCGCGGCAGCGTCAACCCGAAGCCGCTGCCGCCATTGGCCAATCCCGACGATCCCTCGACCCCGGCCAAGGCCCTGTTCGGCCGCGTCACGGCGCCGGCCGGCGGGGCGGCCCGCTCGTTCGGCTCCTACGCCAAGGGCTGCTTCTCCGGCGGCGAGGCGCTGCCCCTCGACGGCGCGACCTGGCAGGTGATGCGGCCCTCGCGCAACCGCATGTGGGGCACGCCGCACCTCGTCGATTTCATCGCGCGGCTGGCCGCCCGCGCCCCGCAGGCCGGCTGGCCCGGGCTGCTCGTCGGCGACATGTCGCAGCCCCGCGGCGGCCCGATGCTCACGGGCCACGCCTCGCACCAGCTCGGCCTCGACGTGGACGTGTGGCTGACCCCGATGCCGGACCACCGCATGAGCCGGGCCGAGCGCGAGGAAACCTCGGCCACCGACATGGTGCGCACCGACCGGCTCGACATCGACCCCGACGTCTGGACGCGCCAGCACACCGCCCTGATCCGCATGACCGCCAAGCAGCCGGAGGTGGCGCGGATCTTCGTCAACGCGGCGATCAAGAAGGCGCTCTGCCGCGAGGCCGGCGGCGACCGCGGCTGGCTCACCAAGGTGCGCCCGATGTACGGGCACAACTACCACTACCATATCCGCCTCGCCTGCCCCGCCGGCGAGGGTTCCTGCGACGATCAGGCGCCCCCTCCCCCCGGCGACGGCTGCGGCTCGGAACTCGACTACTGGTTCAGCGCGGCGGTGCTGCACCCGCCCAAGCCCAGGAAGCCGCCGAAGCCGCGCCCGCCGATGACGCTGGCCGGACTGCCGGACGCCTGCCGGGCGGTGCTGCACGCGCGGTAG
- a CDS encoding lytic murein transglycosylase has protein sequence MRRRLAFALTLLAVSGAARAQGSDFPGFVQSLRADARARGISRKTFEAAFAGVNGPDPDVIARTRRQNEFSRPVWEYLVGAVSAGRIARGRAQGRRLAATLAAIEAKTGVPRAVVLAFWGVESDFGASAGSLPTIRALASLAYARHRGGLFRDELLAALQILENGDIEPARMVGSWAGAMGQVQFLPSVYLREAVDFDGDGRRDIWRSEADALASIAHYLRSLGWKPGLSWGYEVVLPEDFDLTRYRGALSSFAARGVRRTDGRPLPAEGEASLFLPGGLGAPAFLVTDNFEVIRGYNTSDSYALAVGHLADRLAGGPALAAPWPNGAARLDGSGLKRLQAGLAGQGLYAGEPDGRAGPKLREAVRQYQIREGLPADGYARPSLLDRLESRP, from the coding sequence TTGAGACGACGCCTCGCCTTCGCCCTGACCCTGCTCGCGGTCTCGGGAGCCGCCCGGGCGCAGGGCAGCGACTTCCCGGGCTTCGTCCAGAGCCTGCGCGCCGACGCGCGGGCGCGGGGCATCTCCCGGAAGACGTTCGAGGCGGCGTTCGCGGGCGTGAACGGGCCGGATCCGGATGTGATCGCCCGCACCCGCCGCCAGAACGAGTTCAGCCGGCCGGTCTGGGAGTACCTCGTCGGCGCGGTCTCGGCGGGCCGCATCGCCCGGGGGCGGGCGCAGGGCAGGCGGCTCGCCGCCACGCTCGCGGCCATCGAGGCGAAGACCGGCGTGCCGCGCGCCGTGGTGCTGGCGTTCTGGGGCGTCGAATCGGATTTCGGCGCCAGCGCCGGTTCGCTGCCGACGATCCGGGCACTGGCGAGCCTCGCCTACGCCCGCCACCGCGGCGGCCTGTTCCGCGACGAGCTTCTGGCCGCGCTCCAGATCCTGGAGAACGGCGACATCGAGCCGGCGCGGATGGTGGGCTCCTGGGCCGGCGCCATGGGGCAGGTGCAGTTCCTGCCCTCGGTCTACCTGCGGGAGGCGGTCGATTTCGACGGCGACGGGCGGCGCGACATCTGGCGCTCGGAGGCGGACGCGCTCGCCTCCATCGCCCATTACCTGCGCTCGCTCGGCTGGAAGCCCGGCCTGTCCTGGGGCTACGAGGTCGTCCTGCCCGAGGATTTCGACCTGACGCGCTACCGCGGTGCCCTTTCCAGTTTCGCCGCCCGCGGCGTGCGCCGCACCGATGGCCGGCCGCTGCCGGCCGAGGGCGAGGCGAGTCTGTTCCTGCCGGGCGGGCTCGGGGCGCCGGCCTTCCTCGTCACCGACAATTTCGAGGTGATCCGCGGCTACAACACCAGCGATTCCTACGCACTCGCGGTCGGCCATCTCGCCGACCGGCTCGCGGGCGGACCGGCCCTCGCTGCCCCGTGGCCGAACGGCGCCGCCCGCCTCGACGGATCGGGCCTGAAGCGCCTCCAGGCCGGGCTGGCGGGCCAGGGCCTCTACGCGGGCGAGCCCGACGGGCGCGCCGGCCCGAAGCTGCGCGAGGCGGTGCGGCAGTACCAGATCCGCGAGGGCCTGCCCGCCGACGGCTACGCGAGGCCCTCGCTCCTGGACCGGCTCGAGAGCCGGCCTTAG
- the galU gene encoding UTP--glucose-1-phosphate uridylyltransferase GalU, with translation MKPIRKAVLPVAGLGTRFLPATKAVPKEMLTVVDRPVVQHVVDEAREAGIEHFIFVTGRGKAVIEDHFDIAFELDHMLQERGKQAAYEELKKDLPRAGQTSFTRQQAPLGLGHAVWCAREIVGDEPFAVLLPDMLSRGCMGQMLKAYEQHGGNVIAVEEVKPEETHQYGIVAVGETFGRTFEITGMVEKPKQGTAPSNFIISGRYILQPEIFSILERGEKGAGGEIQLTDAMIRLAGEQTFHGMRFDGRTYDTGSKIGFLTANLAYGLQRPELADALKAEIRALLGDA, from the coding sequence ATGAAACCAATTCGCAAGGCCGTCCTTCCCGTCGCGGGCCTCGGCACGCGCTTCCTGCCGGCGACGAAGGCCGTGCCCAAGGAGATGCTCACCGTCGTCGACCGTCCGGTCGTCCAGCACGTCGTCGACGAGGCGCGGGAAGCCGGTATCGAGCATTTCATCTTCGTCACCGGCCGCGGCAAGGCGGTGATCGAGGACCATTTCGACATCGCGTTCGAGCTCGACCACATGCTGCAGGAGCGCGGCAAGCAGGCGGCCTACGAGGAATTGAAGAAGGATCTGCCCAGGGCCGGCCAGACCAGCTTCACCCGCCAGCAGGCGCCGCTCGGCCTCGGCCACGCGGTCTGGTGCGCCCGCGAGATCGTCGGCGACGAACCCTTCGCCGTGCTTCTGCCGGACATGCTGAGCCGCGGCTGCATGGGCCAGATGCTGAAGGCCTACGAACAGCACGGCGGCAACGTCATCGCCGTGGAGGAGGTGAAGCCCGAGGAGACCCACCAGTACGGTATCGTCGCCGTCGGCGAGACCTTCGGCCGGACCTTCGAGATCACCGGCATGGTCGAGAAGCCCAAGCAGGGAACCGCGCCCTCGAACTTCATCATCTCCGGCCGCTACATCCTCCAGCCCGAGATCTTTTCGATCCTGGAACGCGGCGAGAAGGGAGCCGGCGGCGAGATCCAGCTCACCGACGCGATGATCCGGCTGGCCGGGGAGCAGACGTTCCACGGCATGCGCTTCGACGGCCGCACCTACGACACCGGCTCGAAGATCGGCTTCCTCACCGCCAATCTCGCCTACGGCCTGCAACGGCCGGAACTGGCCGACGCCCTGAAGGCGGAGATCCGTGCCCTCCTCGGCGACGCCTGA
- a CDS encoding DUF459 domain-containing protein — MPRRPTDRAASPRLPAILGLLVLAALWLAVPQPAAAQWGDSYDAPAADPYYAPPPRRRARQGYADEYYGRAPRRAAPPQEAPRQFYWPWEDQPRAQPTPPPQPSPGYARPQRPRPPAAAGRSDEERAARRRRPSPAPTVAQPKAKVPKATPTTQIAVFGDSLASYLAKGIDEAFSDNAEVAVLDRSKGDSGLVRKDLVDWAKSAEDFLKATPNAAYALMMVGVNDRQAIREGDQNVETLSDKWREIYAARVDAVVKVFAEHKVPLVWVGLPPVRSESLSRDFATINDLVRERVQRAGQSYAEVWQGFVDDRNRFTVSGPDVDGQEARLRTSDGIHFTAAGSRKVAHFADVELKRLMGAKDGMPSEQPAAAVAATPSEGSVGLGVDDTAAIDRKITAMLPSLPEPPGIPSLPVKPAAGPVLPLGRTETSPGGALMTGRPNEGDTTGTRERSLQRGAAPLPQPGRADDFRWPPG; from the coding sequence ATGCCACGTCGCCCGACCGATCGCGCCGCGTCCCCGCGCCTCCCCGCGATCCTCGGCCTTCTCGTCCTTGCAGCCCTCTGGCTCGCCGTGCCGCAGCCGGCCGCGGCGCAGTGGGGCGACAGCTACGACGCGCCCGCGGCCGATCCCTACTATGCGCCGCCGCCGCGCCGCCGTGCGCGGCAGGGCTATGCCGACGAATATTATGGCCGCGCCCCGCGCCGTGCCGCGCCGCCGCAGGAGGCGCCGCGCCAGTTCTACTGGCCCTGGGAGGACCAGCCGCGGGCCCAGCCGACCCCGCCGCCGCAGCCCTCGCCCGGCTATGCCCGGCCGCAGCGCCCGCGCCCGCCCGCCGCCGCCGGCCGTTCGGACGAGGAGCGCGCCGCGCGCCGCCGCCGGCCGAGCCCGGCGCCGACGGTGGCCCAGCCCAAGGCCAAGGTGCCGAAGGCGACGCCGACGACCCAGATCGCGGTCTTCGGCGACTCGCTCGCGAGCTACCTCGCCAAGGGCATCGACGAGGCGTTCTCCGACAACGCCGAAGTCGCCGTGCTCGACCGCTCGAAGGGCGACAGCGGCCTCGTGCGCAAGGATCTGGTGGATTGGGCGAAAAGCGCCGAGGATTTCCTCAAGGCCACGCCCAACGCCGCCTACGCCCTGATGATGGTCGGCGTGAACGACCGTCAGGCGATCCGCGAGGGCGACCAGAACGTCGAGACGCTCTCCGACAAGTGGCGCGAGATCTACGCCGCCCGGGTCGATGCGGTGGTGAAGGTGTTCGCCGAGCACAAGGTGCCGCTGGTCTGGGTCGGCCTGCCCCCGGTCCGCAGCGAGAGCCTGAGCCGTGACTTCGCGACGATCAACGACCTCGTGCGCGAGCGGGTGCAGCGGGCCGGCCAGTCCTATGCCGAGGTCTGGCAGGGCTTCGTGGACGACCGCAACCGCTTCACCGTGTCGGGACCCGACGTGGACGGCCAGGAGGCGCGGCTGCGCACCTCGGACGGCATCCACTTCACCGCCGCCGGCTCACGCAAGGTCGCCCACTTCGCCGACGTCGAGCTGAAGCGCCTGATGGGGGCGAAGGATGGAATGCCCTCCGAGCAACCCGCCGCCGCGGTCGCGGCCACGCCGAGCGAGGGGAGCGTGGGCCTCGGGGTCGACGATACGGCGGCGATCGACCGCAAGATCACCGCGATGCTGCCGAGCCTGCCCGAGCCGCCGGGCATCCCGAGCCTGCCGGTGAAGCCCGCGGCGGGGCCGGTCCTGCCGCTCGGCCGCACCGAAACCTCGCCCGGCGGCGCGCTGATGACCGGCCGCCCCAACGAGGGCGACACCACCGGCACCCGCGAGCGCAGCCTGCAGCGCGGCGCCGCGCCCCTGCCGCAGCCCGGCCGGGCGGACGACTTTCGCTGGCCGCCGGGCTGA
- the galE gene encoding UDP-glucose 4-epimerase GalE yields MAVLVTGGAGYIGSHMVLALVDAGREEVVVLDDLSTGYDWALPPEVRLVVGDVADQALVTETILRHRIDTIAHFAARIVVPDSVSDPLGYYLANTVKTRALIETAARTGVRHFIFSSTAAVYGEPGIVPVPETLATNPINPYGRSKLMSEWMLADAAAAHGFTYGVLRYFNVAGADPRGRSGQSMPAATHLIKVATQAALGRRTHLDVFGTDYPTPDGSCLRDYIQVSDLADAHLVVLDHLRGGAESLTVNCGYGRGYSVLEVVEVVRRVSGRDFEVRLSPRRPGDPARIVAGADRIRNELGWTPKHDDLDAIVAQAFAWEDFLTKRNRR; encoded by the coding sequence ATGGCGGTTCTGGTGACCGGAGGCGCCGGCTATATCGGCAGTCACATGGTGCTCGCTCTGGTGGATGCCGGGCGCGAGGAGGTCGTGGTCCTCGACGATCTCTCGACCGGCTACGACTGGGCCCTGCCCCCGGAGGTGCGCCTCGTCGTCGGCGACGTGGCCGACCAAGCCCTCGTCACCGAGACGATCCTGCGCCACCGGATCGACACGATCGCGCATTTCGCCGCCAGGATCGTCGTGCCGGACTCGGTCTCCGATCCGCTGGGCTACTACCTCGCCAACACGGTCAAGACGCGCGCGCTGATCGAGACCGCCGCGCGCACGGGCGTGCGGCACTTCATCTTCTCCTCGACCGCCGCCGTCTACGGCGAGCCCGGGATCGTTCCGGTGCCCGAGACGCTGGCGACGAACCCGATCAACCCCTATGGCCGCTCGAAACTGATGAGCGAGTGGATGTTGGCCGACGCGGCGGCCGCGCACGGCTTCACCTACGGCGTGCTGCGCTACTTCAACGTGGCCGGCGCCGATCCGCGCGGGCGCTCCGGCCAGTCGATGCCCGCCGCCACCCACCTGATCAAGGTCGCGACGCAGGCCGCGCTCGGCCGGCGCACGCATCTCGACGTGTTCGGCACCGACTACCCGACGCCCGACGGCTCCTGCCTGCGCGACTACATCCAGGTCTCGGATCTGGCCGACGCGCATCTCGTGGTGCTCGACCACCTGCGCGGCGGGGCCGAGAGCCTGACCGTGAATTGCGGCTACGGCCGCGGCTACTCGGTGCTGGAGGTGGTGGAGGTGGTCAGGCGCGTCTCCGGCCGCGATTTCGAGGTGCGCCTGTCGCCGCGCCGCCCCGGCGATCCGGCCCGGATCGTCGCCGGCGCCGACCGCATCCGCAACGAGCTCGGCTGGACGCCGAAGCACGACGACCTCGACGCCATCGTCGCCCAGGCCTTCGCCTGGGAGGACTTCTTGACGAAGCGAAACCGGCGTTGA
- the msrA gene encoding peptide-methionine (S)-S-oxide reductase MsrA, whose product MLLFRKRPEMPASSEALPGRPQPLPTAEHHFVNGHRLKGPYPEGTETIVLGLGCFWGAERKFWQRPRGVHVTAVGYAGGFTPNPTYEEVCTGRTGHNEVVLVAFDPAVLPLEAVLKTFFESHDPTQGYRQGNDVGTQYRSGIYTDGEAQAETARAVRDAYAGALAAKGYGAVTTEIAPLDTFYFAEDDHQQYLAKNPGGYCGLGGTGVSCPVGIGVAAE is encoded by the coding sequence ATGCTTCTGTTCCGCAAGCGGCCCGAGATGCCGGCCTCGTCCGAGGCCCTTCCGGGCCGGCCGCAGCCCCTGCCGACCGCCGAGCATCATTTCGTCAACGGACATCGCCTGAAGGGCCCCTACCCGGAGGGCACGGAGACGATCGTGCTCGGGCTCGGCTGCTTCTGGGGGGCCGAGCGCAAGTTCTGGCAACGGCCCCGGGGCGTCCACGTCACCGCCGTGGGCTATGCCGGGGGATTCACGCCGAACCCGACCTACGAGGAGGTCTGTACCGGACGGACCGGGCACAACGAGGTCGTGCTGGTGGCCTTCGATCCCGCCGTGCTGCCGCTGGAGGCGGTGCTCAAGACCTTCTTCGAGAGCCACGATCCGACGCAAGGGTACCGCCAGGGCAACGACGTCGGCACGCAGTACCGCTCCGGCATCTACACCGACGGCGAGGCCCAGGCCGAGACGGCGCGGGCGGTTCGCGACGCCTATGCAGGAGCGCTCGCCGCGAAGGGGTACGGGGCGGTGACGACGGAGATCGCGCCGCTCGACACCTTCTACTTCGCCGAAGACGACCACCAGCAATACCTCGCCAAGAATCCGGGCGGCTATTGCGGGCTCGGCGGCACCGGCGTGAGCTGCCCGGTCGGGATCGGCGTCGCCGCCGAATAG
- a CDS encoding PAS domain-containing protein, which produces MATGDDWQLTERVRASVRSGKGDPFAAAVRATRMAMIITDPRRLDNPIVYANDAFLRLTGYTRLEVTGRNCRFLQGPETDLDEVARIRAAVEARRDVHAEIVNYRKDGSTFHNALFVSPVHDEDGRLLFFFASQFDVSERHALAAERDRTKAALDTNALLLREIGHRARNDIQMISAMLSLQSGNSADPAVRAALDEAVGRVEALGALYREPVLADEGAGCDLAEIVREIAIALVEASGRRDIALAFDLVPFRLRAEAARPLALILNEVVTNAVRHAFPDRAGHLAFRLARDGDAVIVAVEDDGVGIGPAEADAFEASSIDALGRQIGGARRVRGRHPSGTAVEFRFSAERIGG; this is translated from the coding sequence ATGGCGACCGGCGACGACTGGCAGTTGACGGAACGGGTCCGGGCCAGCGTCCGGTCGGGCAAGGGCGATCCCTTCGCGGCGGCCGTGCGGGCCACGCGCATGGCGATGATCATCACGGACCCGCGGCGGCTCGACAATCCGATCGTCTACGCCAACGACGCCTTCCTGCGTCTCACCGGCTATACGCGGCTGGAGGTGACCGGCCGCAACTGCCGCTTCCTGCAGGGGCCGGAGACCGACCTCGACGAGGTGGCGCGGATCCGCGCGGCGGTCGAGGCCAGGCGCGACGTGCACGCCGAGATCGTGAACTACCGCAAGGACGGCTCGACCTTCCACAACGCGCTGTTCGTCAGCCCCGTCCACGACGAGGACGGCAGGCTGCTGTTCTTCTTCGCCTCGCAGTTCGACGTGAGCGAGCGTCACGCGCTCGCCGCCGAGCGCGACCGGACGAAGGCCGCCCTCGACACCAACGCCCTGCTGCTGCGCGAGATCGGCCATCGCGCCCGCAACGACATCCAGATGATCTCGGCCATGCTCTCGCTCCAGAGCGGCAACAGCGCCGATCCCGCGGTCCGCGCCGCGCTCGACGAGGCGGTCGGGCGCGTCGAGGCGCTCGGCGCCCTCTACCGCGAACCCGTCCTCGCCGACGAGGGCGCGGGCTGCGATCTCGCCGAGATCGTCCGCGAGATCGCCATCGCCCTGGTCGAGGCCTCGGGACGGCGCGACATCGCCCTCGCTTTCGACCTCGTGCCGTTCCGGCTCCGGGCGGAGGCGGCGAGGCCGCTCGCGCTGATCCTCAACGAGGTCGTCACCAACGCCGTCCGCCACGCCTTTCCGGACCGGGCCGGACACCTGGCGTTCCGCCTCGCGCGGGACGGCGACGCGGTGATCGTGGCGGTGGAGGATGACGGGGTCGGGATCGGCCCCGCCGAAGCGGATGCGTTCGAAGCGAGTTCGATCGACGCCCTCGGCCGCCAGATCGGCGGCGCGCGCCGCGTGCGGGGGCGTCACCCCTCGGGCACGGCGGTCGAGTTCCGGTTCTCCGCCGAGCGCATCGGCGGCTGA
- a CDS encoding DUF1178 family protein, whose product MIRFTLACDAGHAFESWFPSGSAYDEQAASGLVTCPFCDSAKVAKAPMAPAVARTDRAPAKAAAPRPAPPEAQGPAQAETASVPMIAEPERPLRALLRAVREHVVASAEHVGRRFADEARAIHYGEAEGRPIYGEASPKEARALAEEGIEVMPLPPAPDDRH is encoded by the coding sequence ATGATCCGCTTCACCCTCGCCTGCGACGCGGGCCACGCGTTCGAGAGTTGGTTTCCCTCCGGTTCGGCCTACGACGAGCAAGCGGCAAGCGGCCTCGTCACCTGCCCGTTCTGCGACTCGGCCAAGGTCGCCAAGGCGCCGATGGCACCCGCGGTGGCGCGCACCGACCGTGCTCCGGCGAAGGCCGCCGCACCGCGGCCCGCCCCTCCGGAGGCGCAAGGGCCGGCACAGGCCGAGACCGCCTCCGTGCCGATGATCGCCGAGCCGGAGCGGCCGTTGCGCGCCCTGCTGCGGGCGGTGCGCGAGCACGTCGTCGCGAGCGCCGAGCATGTCGGCCGCCGCTTCGCCGACGAGGCGCGGGCGATCCATTACGGCGAGGCCGAGGGCCGGCCGATCTACGGCGAGGCGAGCCCGAAGGAGGCGCGGGCGCTGGCCGAGGAGGGCATCGAGGTCATGCCCCTGCCGCCGGCCCCCGACGACCGGCACTGA
- the grxC gene encoding glutaredoxin 3, with the protein MQPVTIYTTAWCPYCSAAKSLLRDKGVSFSEIDVEKTAGARATMVQRAGGRTSVPQIFIGDRHVGGCDDLYALERSGGLDPLLAA; encoded by the coding sequence ATGCAGCCGGTCACGATCTACACCACGGCCTGGTGCCCCTATTGCTCGGCGGCCAAGAGCCTGCTGCGCGACAAGGGCGTGTCGTTCTCCGAGATCGACGTCGAGAAGACGGCGGGCGCCCGCGCGACCATGGTCCAGCGGGCGGGCGGGCGCACCTCGGTGCCGCAGATCTTCATCGGCGACCGGCATGTCGGCGGCTGCGACGACCTCTACGCCCTGGAGCGCTCCGGCGGCCTCGACCCGCTGCTGGCGGCATGA
- a CDS encoding response regulator → MKILLAEDDNDMRRFLAKALQNAGYDVLSFDNGLSAYNRLREEPFELLLTDIVMPEMDGIELARRATELDPDIKVMFITGFAAVALNPDSKAPKDAKVLSKPFHLRDLVNEVEKLLAA, encoded by the coding sequence ATGAAGATCCTGCTCGCGGAAGACGACAACGACATGCGCCGGTTCCTGGCCAAGGCGCTGCAGAACGCCGGCTACGACGTGCTGTCCTTCGACAACGGCCTGTCCGCCTACAACCGTCTGCGCGAGGAGCCGTTCGAGCTCCTCCTGACCGACATCGTCATGCCGGAGATGGACGGCATCGAGCTGGCGCGCCGCGCCACCGAACTCGATCCCGACATCAAGGTGATGTTCATCACCGGCTTCGCCGCGGTGGCGCTGAACCCGGATTCGAAGGCCCCGAAGGACGCGAAGGTGCTCTCCAAGCCGTTCCACCTGCGCGACCTCGTCAACGAGGTCGAGAAGCTGCTGGCGGCCTGA